TAAGATGACAAATtctttgatttttaaatattgagacatctattttttattacttggtgaataaattaaatttctatttattcttTAAACATTGCATTAGAGTTATAGGTATTATTATGTTTTCAGTGTAAGCgttataaaatatgatttttagtATCGTCCTTAGTAGAGGTGTTacacaaaatatattgtataacAAGATGATATTGTAGGTGATGATGCAGAAGCCATCACGAGCAGCGGAACTTGAAGAAAATATgtaggggtgccaaattagatgttttatatataatttttttaattaaaaaattattttctttattttaatcatgcaattcaaacttttcaatttttaatttttttaatttgttgaattcaCATAAATgagtattctaatttttatttcaattcaagagtattcaactaattcattgtatgtagttgaaaatacaaaatatcaatattttataatgttggattatactaatttgagaaaatataattaaggtgtatgccaatttcatacaaaaaattcctaaaatcatagttagggttcatactaatttgggaaaacttaatttgggagaaatattgtaatggaagaatcataaatctaacatgCATATATCATATTAGGATACTTATTCATGAGATCGTATGAGTATGCATATTTGTTATCTTTgttcttcaatttctttttcctaatctgtctttcttttatttcatactTTTTTATAACTTGTTGTGGATAAACCTTATAACCAAATATAAAACCTTAATCTCTTTAACCCAGTTACTaatccatcaaattaatttttattttactttttaaacaataaaaatatataatatatataaaacttaataaaataataaaaattatatatatatatatatatatatatataaaattaaaagtttgggGGAGCCAGGGCTCCCCTTTGTCCTAACCTAGGTCCGCCATTGATCACGAGCATGACAATGTTTTTATTCATCCTATTTTTGGTAAGAACAATAAAAGTAACTTACTGTTTTACGTATATGAACTACAATAtcatttgtatattaattttcagCAGCTCCTCCACTATATTTTCATTCCCCCGTCcaatttcttcttctcttccttttcttcaaaTTCAGGTCCTACTTCATCTGTCCATTGGAAAAAGTTACAGTGTCCTTCGGTTTGCAATGAAAAACAATACATAAATAACACAAATAAAccacacaaataaaaaatttcacataCATACTTCCCAATTTCGACATCTCCAAAACATTCTCCCATTATTCTTCACGACACTTGCTCTCAGAAGTAACAACTTTTACCCACAATCACAAAGCTTACTTCCCATATGTGAGGATGCAGAAGATGTTGATGAAAATGTAGATTCATTATTCTTTCTCCCAGCTCCAACAAATCCTATTGGACAACCACAAGATTTCATCTCACCTAATAAAAACATGGCAAAATGTTAACCGTAAAATACAAAAATCTCCAATTCAATAACACTACCCACCTTTCGAATCACCTATACCGTTCAAGTAAGCAAACCACCTATCACAAGCCAACCTTCATATGAGTTTTCGCAAGATGACCACCAAAGTTAATGCAACAAGTTTTCTTTCTCCACGTCTTTGGCCCTTTTCGAAAGCACCATCAAAGACTTtaagttcttttatttttattttaaatttttgtttaaaacaaAGTATATTAATTACAATTGACAACTATTTCATAATGtgtcaaataataaatttgaattctGAAACACCGTTACATATATCAACAAACTGTGCTGCACTTTAAAAAATCTGATTTCAAAATCCATTAAaaatttgagaataaaaaacatatttaacatatttattctttaattatataaCGTCATCATTCTTGACACGtaaagacaaataaaaagaacTAATATAATAGTCACATCACCtactaaaaaacattaatagtaaaaaaagttaattaaaaaaataaatcttaaatattaaagaatagATAAAAACCGAAAATATCCTATATTATTAaccacaattttatttatttattgaccAAATaaccttatattttttaatatgtgaaCAAATAAGTAATATATTGGATAGTCTAATAATCcgattaatagaaaaattaaatgaaaaatatttaattattaaaaatgtaaaaatctAACCACTCAATCAATAAGAACAGATTtcatataaattcaaataaaaattcattaaaaccttaaaacataattaaatagtaataaaattcgATCAAGTGCCAAAACTCGGGCAATTTAGCAGTGATATAATGAAGGTCAAAATTCAAAAGAATACAGGCACAATATATATTACGAAACGGTGCGTTCAGCTTTTGGCAAGAGCAGAAGAATCAGAAGCTGCAGTGCTGCACCCGCCGGTGTGAGTGTGACCATCATTGCTTTTCTTCGGTTTAGGGTCAGGTGAGACATTTCAACCCACCCATAATCTCTTTAGTATTTACACATTGAGTAACTTTTCCCTTCTGGGTATTCTTTATATTTCGTTTTACAGTGAACAGTTTGTGTCTTTATTTCAATAGGGAGCAAGAAGACTTCAAATTTCGAATATGGCTGCAACTTTTGCTTCCAGATGTTCTCGTGGTATCTTATTTCACAACCCAActtgtgtatttttattttattttggagattgaattttttgtttccCAAACCTGATAATTATGCTTTGGAACACGAGGAGCTTTAgagtttattttgttatataatattttatgctcTATGGTTATGAGCTCGAATATGTTTGTGTAAATGAAAAATGCTTGCCTTACCAAgatccatttttctttttcaatttttttccatttacCTGTTAATTGGTGTTTGGTTTCtctgaaattttatttcaattgtgTTGTGTGTTTTGAACAAAGTAACAGAACATAATGCTCAGTGACAACAGGTTTGAGATTCACATTGATTGGTCTGAACTGGAATCATATTGATTCAGTTTGGTAGTTGATAACTAAGTTGTATTGAAATGTACTGATAAACAGTCATTATTTATTAACTAGTTAGGTTAATTGGCCAAAGAAATACTAGGATTTGTGTTAGAGAGAAAGGGGCTTCGCTTGCAACTGATTTGGCCCATTGAGAGTGGATTCTATGTTAGGAGACCAGCAACTGctttgaaataagaaaaagtttaGGAGACTTATGGTAAACGATAAACGTTGAGAAGTAGATCTGTACCCATCAAAATATCTAGAGCAGTGTATTGGTTTCTGGGGgacttttccctttttcttgcAGTAAAAACTAGTTCTTTCTCACTGTTATGAACTATGATAGATGTTTTATCCTGTACATAGGGCATGTTTGGATAAATTTCTCCATAATGGCTTCTAGGAGAGaaaaaatacgaaaaaaaaaattagacaagCTTCTTCAAAAGTTGAAATTAGCTTATACGTAAGCAGATTTGTAGAAGCTCTCCAATATCACTttctaactttttattttttaatttgtccataaactaattttaagcTATGGAgaaattctttttgtttttgtttcttattttttaatcctAGAAATTGTTACAGAGAATTTTGTCTAAACAAACCTATAGAACATTTGTTACAAAACCTACCGAAGGGTATTAACTACATAACCACATGAACCAAATGAGTACTAGCATGGAATATGTACCTGGTATGGGCATGGTAGCCATATAGGCGCAGCGCACCTATGCGTCATAGGTATGCAGTTCCCATTACTTTCTCATGTTAGGTGGATCTTTAACATTGAATTCGAGTTCCTATCCAATATATTTGCTAGCATCTTTAAGttagatatttcatttttcatagaGACCGAGTGTTGAATAATGCTAGATATGTTAagttcttgtaattcttgaaaTGCTTCTTAGGAGTGCGGACAGAAGcttttctttttggtttatcAGCCTGGGAAGTCCATTCACTTTACTGTCAAGTCAATAAGCTTTATGTGGGAGGCTGAACTACTTATATCTAGTTCTAGATTGCGTGGAGTTGAGTTGTGACCTTGCACTCATACTTTGTTTTCCTACCACCCGTTTTCTGAAGCATGGAGAAAGTTTCGAGGGTAGGATCACAGCCACACAATATTAGATATCTGCCAGCCTTTTTCTCATTATAAGGGTTTGTTTGGATGGTTTTCCCGTAAGTTATTTATGGGAGAGGAAAATAGgaggaaaaattgaaattagctTCTCCTTAAGCTAAAATTAGTGTATGCATAAGCTAACTTGTTGAAGCTCTCATAtgaattctttaaatttatatttttaacttatgcaTAAGCCAATTTTGCTTATGGAGGAgaacttattttttctttctcatttttctctCCTAGATGAACTTCCGGAGAACCTCGTTCAAATAGACTCTAAATTTGATGTAATTTTGtcatttgtgtgatttgaacTAATGACTAAAACTTAGGAACTGAAAAATAGAAAGTCAGTTTCACTTTAATAAGCTTTCTAGTAAGAGCTTGACATGTGTAAAACAGTTTTTAGAACCTAAGAAATGAGGCTTATTTCATAAGTAAACACTCAATTGCACATTCGCAAAATGAAGTAGTGAACTTGGGAATATTCAGTGCTCAGATTCTGCTTAAGAATAACAATTATTGAAGTTGTAACTTACTAGGCAAGCTcagcttcttcttcttgttgCCCCTGTTGAAGCTTTCTTTCACTGGGTGAAAATGAAACGAGTATGTAGACTTGGAAAGTTAATAAGTTGCTTGGAATTTCGCCCTTTTAGCAAGAGTCGCATTCATTTGTACCTTTAACTTCCTTGTGTCTATGCAAGTGATTTTTGAAAGGATGTTTTTTATGCCCAACATGTTAAGATTTTGTTGCTGTTTAGAGCCTGTCtttcattctttcatttttgCTGTAGTATCATGTGTAGCTCTGAGAAGTTTGTCGAATCTCCTGTTATGTACTTAAATTATTAGAAGATGATTTTGTTGTTTGGGAACATGTAATGATCCTTTTGTTCAACAACTGCATTCAGGACTAACCTGAAATTTCACGTGTTAAGCTCTTATATTTTCCTCTCTCTCAGCTCtcctgtcatcttcttttagcaTTGAACCATGAAGTGAATATTTTTGATGTTGACCAGATGATATTCTAACATCTAACTTGCTACTCTTTTTGTGTGATGTGTCAAAAAACTGAAATAGTTGGTCGTTCTCTGTTTGGTGGATTGAGCAACAGTTCCCCTGGTTTACTTACGACATCACATGAGATAACATGCAACAATTTGTTTACTCAGGTCAGTGCATGAATATATTAGTTGTATATTCTCATGTTATGCATATATTGTAGCAAGCAATACCTTTTCCTTGTTATGCATAGAtatgtatgtttttttaaaaaatgtgttttctttttcttaccCCTAACAAAAActctcttccatttttttagCAACAACGCACCTTCATACAGATGAGGACTGTTCTCAAGGTTGTGGATAACTCGGGGGCCAAAAAGGTGATGTGCATACAGGCACTGAAAGGGAAGAAAGGGGCAAGATTAGGTGACACAATAATAGCATCAGTGAAGGAAGCACATCCTAATGGAAAAGTGAAGAAAGGAAAGGTTGTATACGGGGTGGTTGTGCGTGCAGCAATGCAAAAGGGTCGTTGTGATGGCAGTGAGGTCAAGTTTGATGATAATGCTGTGGTGCTTGTTGACAAGCAAGGCCAACCTATTGGAACCAGAGTTTTTGGACCAGTGCCTCATGAGCTCAGACAAAAGAAACATGTCAAGATTCTTACCTTGGCAGGGCACATTgcataaatgagaaaaaaagggTCATccttaaattttgttatgaattccAATATCACATCTAccatttttatgttttgggttTTTTGGTGTGATGTAAGTTTAGTACTTTTTCAATTTATGAGAAGTAAAACAGGAGGTGTAGAAGACTTCTACTTAAATAACTACAACTTTATTTGATTTCTGACCTGAAAATGAACTAGGGACACGAAATTTGATGTGTTCTTCATGTGTAACGTATGCTCTTTTTTTATGCCTGATTTGATCCCAAGTCCGATGATATAGAATTGTAAGGGTCAATTGCCGCATCTAAGATATTATTCGTTTTTGAATTTGAAGTCCTGTTACAATTTTGTCCTTAAGATGTGAGATTATTGGATATATTAGAACAATTTCATTATTAGCAATAAACACCTTTGAGTATCTTGTTGGTGAGTAGAACGAAAGGGTTCAAATGTTAGAATACATGCTTACAAACTAAATgtgaaaaggaaagagaagaggAGAATGGAAGGAATGTGACATGAACTAGAATATACTACTTTCAAGTTCAAAAGCACATGCAAACCTTAATCTTTTAGAATAAATATACTTGGCCTTTATGGTTATTTCTTCTCATAAGGGAAAAGAAGGCTTTTGGGTTGGCCCTCAAACATTCTTTGCTTGAGTTCTTCACCCTGCTAGCACACTATTATATATACCTTAGAAACTACTTGCAAATGTATCTAATTCTAAACTCCAAAGATTTCATCTACACTCCAAATCTGCTCCCAGCAAAAGATCTTAAAACAGCTTCTTCATCATGGGCATCCTTGGAACAATGGCAAGACATTTGGACACAATATTGGGGTAAATGAATCTCTATCacttcattatattttattaagacatattattatatcaaattatGTTCTAAGCGTAATGTTTTCAAACCAAttaatgatatataatttttgaatcacATAGCATATTCTTAATGGAAGCTATACCTAACAAATTTCTCTTTCCATAGTTTCATAAAACTGTGTACATATAATGCAGTCTCATTCTTTTATCAGCAATTATTAACATTCTAATTTATCTGTTTTGGTTTCTGTATACCAGGCCTGGAGTGTTGCTCCTATATCCTTTGTAAGTACATGGACACAGTAACTTTTATCTTCCTAATTGATTCTTAATTGaaacaagaagaaaacatgAACATATGAATGCACAAACTTATCCATTCACATACTCTGATGCATGAATTACTATTGGATACAATAACTAAATGCCTTGTGTTATGAGTAAATGTAATAGATACGCATCAATGAGGGCAATTGAGAGTCCTTCAACCTTGGATGATCAACAGTGGCTAACATATTGGATTTTATACTCCTTCATCACCCTCTTTGAGCTTTCATGCTACAAGATCCTAGCATGGTATGTGCGTAAAACTCGATCTATTCATAACcaaaaaagacataaaacaagactaaaactatgatttttaaatatatcaactAAAACCAGTTTTGAAGGAATCTTGAGATTCTATAACACATTTTACTGACAAGTATGTCTGTAATCTCTTAATCTTTCTAAAGTTCTTTCATGAAACTTAACAGAAACATAGTTATTCTTTAAATGGTTGAATTGAACATGATATCAGAACAATTGTGACAGAAATGaacagtttttgttttttatgtgtttAGGTTTCCACTTTGGCCATACATGAAGCTGGTGTTTTGCCTCTGGCTGGTATTGCCAATGTTCAATGGAGCTGCTTACATATATGAGAACTATGTGAGGCAATATGTGAGGAACATAGGAAGCTTCTATGGAAATTCCAAGTATCATGAAGACCAAAAGAAAGTTCTTCAGATGATGAGTTTTGATGCAAGGAAAGCCGTTGAACGTTATATAGATACACATGGTTCTGAAGCCTTTGAGAGAGTAGTCAAAGCAGTATGTTATaacttttatctttcttttgaTCTGCATAAACAAACTTTACCTCATAAATAACATTGCATATGCAGGCTGATAGAGAAGCAAGGAGGCACTGAAGAATAATTTCACCAAATTGATGCTTCCAAGAATTTACATATATCTTTTAATCAATAATTGTTGTGCATCAATTACAAGGTTTAAGAACcatatataatttagt
This portion of the Vigna unguiculata cultivar IT97K-499-35 chromosome 6, ASM411807v1, whole genome shotgun sequence genome encodes:
- the LOC114186641 gene encoding 50S ribosomal protein HLP, mitochondrial-like — translated: MAATFASRCSRVGRSLFGGLSNSSPGLLTTSHEITCNNLFTQQQRTFIQMRTVLKVVDNSGAKKVMCIQALKGKKGARLGDTIIASVKEAHPNGKVKKGKVVYGVVVRAAMQKGRCDGSEVKFDDNAVVLVDKQGQPIGTRVFGPVPHELRQKKHVKILTLAGHIA
- the LOC114186642 gene encoding HVA22-like protein f; the protein is MGILGTMARHLDTILGPGVLLLYPLYASMRAIESPSTLDDQQWLTYWILYSFITLFELSCYKILAWFPLWPYMKLVFCLWLVLPMFNGAAYIYENYVRQYVRNIGSFYGNSKYHEDQKKVLQMMSFDARKAVERYIDTHGSEAFERVVKAADREARRH